Proteins encoded by one window of Dendropsophus ebraccatus isolate aDenEbr1 chromosome 4, aDenEbr1.pat, whole genome shotgun sequence:
- the LOC138789447 gene encoding protein kinase C delta type-like isoform X2 — MVKKRPLLKYAAVKRAMDEKRVLELAGGSPFLTASYATFQTVDYLCYVMEYLRGGDLFDFLNTRAPLDEDTIRFLTAEIICGLQYLHTMGVIHRDISPENIFLDSTGHIKIGDYGLCATDVSAENKASGCVGAQNYMAPEVFNQDSYDSSVDWFSLGVLMYKMTTGTMKSVNQDRQTYPEGCSEYLVDIIEKLLRTNAEKRLEFATTIRNHPFFADIDWAKLMAKEVAPPFSMASAPLMDPVFYVPVQHIISQREAKKPAIPPEGQKMFWGFSSSSHTWKMLQRQAGSQVLSPRDIRVLLVTVSP; from the exons ATGGTCAAGAAACGACCATTGCTAAAGTACGCCGCCGTAAAAAGAGCCATGGATGAGAAACGGGTGCTGGAGCTGGCCGGGGGGAGCCCGTTTCTGACTGCCTCATATGCTACATTCCAGACTGTG GATTACTTATGTTATGTGATGGAGTACCTGCGTGGGGGAGATCTCTTTGACTTTCTGAACACCAGGGCACCACTAGATGAGGACACCATCCG ATTCTTAACAGCAGAAATCATTTGCGGCCTCCAGTACCTTCACACCATGGGGGTCATTCACCG TGACATCTCACCAGAAAATATATTTCTGGACAGCACCGGCCATATTAAAATCGGTGATTACGGCCTCTGTGCAACTGATGTCTCCGCTGAGAATAAAGCTTCGGGTTGTGTTGGAGCTCAAAATTATATGGCACCGGAG GTCTTCAACCAGGATTCATATGATTCTTCTGTTGACTGGTTTTCACTTGGAGTCCTGATGTATAAAATGACAACTGGGACAATGAAGTCTGTGAACCAAGACCGTCAGACTTACCCAGAAGGCTGCTCCGAATATCTGGTAGACATCATAGAGAAG CTCCTGCGCACAAATGCAGAGAAACGCCTGGAATTTGCCACCACAATCCGGAACCATCCATTCTTTGCCGATATTGACTGGGCAAAGCTAATGGCTAAAGAAGTAGCACCTCCGTTTTCTATGGCATCG GCACCACTTATGGATCCTGTGTTCTACGTTCCTGTGCAGCACATAATATCTCAAAGAGAAGCCAAGAAACCTGCCATACCACCTGAGGGTCAGAAGATGTTCTGGGGCTTCTCATCTTCCAGTCACACATGGAAAATGCTCCAACGTCAGGCAGGATCCCAGGTTCTATCACCTAGAGATATAAGAGTCCTGTTGGTGACAGTGAGTCCATGA
- the LOC138789447 gene encoding protein kinase C delta type-like isoform X1, which translates to MSARTKIFGFGPPNIRGNKRSRPCDPPAGHNGVASNPFTSGRENKRIRRSKIEDKGSSVQSTPLHNILKPLGVDSFIFHKKLGEGSFGKVFLASDRTTGHQVAIKMVKKRPLLKYAAVKRAMDEKRVLELAGGSPFLTASYATFQTVDYLCYVMEYLRGGDLFDFLNTRAPLDEDTIRFLTAEIICGLQYLHTMGVIHRDISPENIFLDSTGHIKIGDYGLCATDVSAENKASGCVGAQNYMAPEVFNQDSYDSSVDWFSLGVLMYKMTTGTMKSVNQDRQTYPEGCSEYLVDIIEKLLRTNAEKRLEFATTIRNHPFFADIDWAKLMAKEVAPPFSMASAPLMDPVFYVPVQHIISQREAKKPAIPPEGQKMFWGFSSSSHTWKMLQRQAGSQVLSPRDIRVLLVTVSP; encoded by the exons ATGAGTGCTCGTACCAAAATTTTTGGATTTGGTCCGCCTAACATCAGGGGGAATAAAAGGTCCCGACCCTGTGACCCACCTGCTGGGCACAATGGGGTGGCCTCCAATCCCTTCACAAGTGGAAGGGAAAACAAAAGGATCAGAAGATCCAAGATAGAGGATAAAGGAAGCTCAGTTCAGTCTACGCCGCTACATAACATCTTGAAGCCGCTAGGCGTGGACAGCTTCATATTCCATAAAAAACTTGGAGAAGGCTCATTTGGAAAG GTGTTTTTGGCCTCGGATCGCACCACAGGACATCAGGTAGCCATAAAAATGGTCAAGAAACGACCATTGCTAAAGTACGCCGCCGTAAAAAGAGCCATGGATGAGAAACGGGTGCTGGAGCTGGCCGGGGGGAGCCCGTTTCTGACTGCCTCATATGCTACATTCCAGACTGTG GATTACTTATGTTATGTGATGGAGTACCTGCGTGGGGGAGATCTCTTTGACTTTCTGAACACCAGGGCACCACTAGATGAGGACACCATCCG ATTCTTAACAGCAGAAATCATTTGCGGCCTCCAGTACCTTCACACCATGGGGGTCATTCACCG TGACATCTCACCAGAAAATATATTTCTGGACAGCACCGGCCATATTAAAATCGGTGATTACGGCCTCTGTGCAACTGATGTCTCCGCTGAGAATAAAGCTTCGGGTTGTGTTGGAGCTCAAAATTATATGGCACCGGAG GTCTTCAACCAGGATTCATATGATTCTTCTGTTGACTGGTTTTCACTTGGAGTCCTGATGTATAAAATGACAACTGGGACAATGAAGTCTGTGAACCAAGACCGTCAGACTTACCCAGAAGGCTGCTCCGAATATCTGGTAGACATCATAGAGAAG CTCCTGCGCACAAATGCAGAGAAACGCCTGGAATTTGCCACCACAATCCGGAACCATCCATTCTTTGCCGATATTGACTGGGCAAAGCTAATGGCTAAAGAAGTAGCACCTCCGTTTTCTATGGCATCG GCACCACTTATGGATCCTGTGTTCTACGTTCCTGTGCAGCACATAATATCTCAAAGAGAAGCCAAGAAACCTGCCATACCACCTGAGGGTCAGAAGATGTTCTGGGGCTTCTCATCTTCCAGTCACACATGGAAAATGCTCCAACGTCAGGCAGGATCCCAGGTTCTATCACCTAGAGATATAAGAGTCCTGTTGGTGACAGTGAGTCCATGA